A section of the Penaeus chinensis breed Huanghai No. 1 chromosome 17, ASM1920278v2, whole genome shotgun sequence genome encodes:
- the LOC125033949 gene encoding glutamate receptor ionotropic, NMDA 2A-like — translation MAPPRDHKFSLFRTYWLVWAVLFQAAVHVDCPRGFTARFMANMWAMFAVVFLAIYTANLAAFMITREEFHDFTGINDTRLQQPSTVSPAYKFGTVEETNSAMVLKRHHPLMFHYMVRHNYNRPSVQDGVKSIKKNELDAFIYDATVLDYLVGQDDDCQILTVGSWYSMSGYGLAFPRGSKYLSLFNNKLMSYKDNGDIERLQRFWMTGTCKPKKQQRRASEPLAIEQFLSAYLLLGIGMVLAIVLLALEHVYFKYVRKHLAKKDSGGCCALVSLSMGKSLTFRGAVYEATDKLRRHRCRDPLCDTHIWKVKHELDMARMRIKQLEKELEANGVKPVAKKQMGQPAG, via the exons ATGGCGCCACCGCGAGACCACAAGTTCTCGCTCTTCAGGACTTACTGGCTCGTGTGGGCTGTCCTCTTCCAGGCGGCGGTGCACGTCGACTGCCCCCGAGGCTTCACGGCAAG ATTCATGGCCAATATGTGGGCCATGTTCGCTGTCGTATTCCTGGCCATCTACACCGCCAACCTCGCCGCCTTCATGATCACGAGGGAGGAATTCCATGACTTCACTGGCATCAACGACACTAGG CTCCAGCAGCCATCTACCGTGAGCCCCGCCTACAAGTTCGGAACCGTGGAGGAGACAAACTCGGCCATGGTGCTCAAGCGACACCACCCGCTCATGTTCCACTACATGGTCCGTCACAACTACAATCGGCCCAGCGTTCAGGACGGCGTCAAGTCCAtcaagaagaa CGAGCTGGACGCCTTCATCTACGACGCGACAGTGCTGGACTACCTGGTCGGGCAAGACGACGACTGCCAGATCCTGACGGTGGGCTCCTGGTACTCCATGTCGGGCTACGGGCTGGCCTTCCCTCGGGGCTCCAAGTACCTCAGCCTCTTCAACAACAAACTCATGAGCTACAAGGACAACG GCGACATCGAACGGCTGCAACGGTTCTGGATGACGGGCACTTGCAAGCCGAAGAAACAGCAGAGACGGGCTTCGGAACCACTGGCCATTGAGCAGTTCCTCTCTGCTTACCTCCTGCTTGGTATTGGCATGGTGCTTGCCATTGTGCTGCTGGCGCTCGAACACGTCTACTTCAAGTACGTGAGGAAACACCTGGCCAAGAAGGACTCCGGAGGATGCTGTGCTCTCGTCTCGCTG AGCATGGGTAAATCTTTGACCTTTCGAGGCGCTGTCTATGAAGCCACGGACAAGCTGAGGAGGCACCGCTGCCGTGACCCGCTGTGCGACACCCACATCTGGAAGGTCAAGCACGAACTCGACATGGCACGGATGAGGATCAAGCAATTGGAGAAGGAACTTGAAGCCAACGGAGTGAAGCCAGTCGCAAAGAAGCAGATGGGTCAGCCGGCTGGGTGA